The genomic segment GATATAAATTCAGGGGACTTCAGGCACCTTCTTGACTTCATGGGTGAGAATGATTTTATAAGGAAACACGGGACCTACCTCTACCATGGCTTCAACTTTGAGAAGGTCTTCGGTAAGATGAACTTCCTGGAGTTCTACTCTGTGTTCTACCCAACCTATGAGTTCACTGTTAAGCACGGCACGAAGATCATAGGAACACTTGACGCATTCTTCGCTGTAAAATACCTTGAGGAGGGGAGGGGCTTCGTGCTTGGTGGTGAAAACTGGATTGTGAAGGAGATCGACCATGAAAGATTCATCGTTAAGGTTAAGCCCTGCTCCAGGAAGGCGAATATACCTGACTGGAGTGGGGGCGGTGCCCCGGTGAGCTTTGAGGTTGCAAGGCACGCCTATGACATCATCCTTGGAAACTTCAACCGGGACCTCCTCATGTGGCTCGATGATGCATCAAGGGAGAGGGTCCTATCTGAGATGGCCAGGGCCTCTGCCGCAGGTTTAACCAGGGATGTTATCCCTGTGAGTGTCGGGTCGGATGTGGAGATCCACACCTTTGGAGGGGAGAGGGTTAACGGCCTGATCTCAGATATATTCAGGATGGAGCATGATGCATACCGTGTCAGGGATGATGCCTTTGCGGCGCGCTTCAGGGCAAAGGTCGACTACGATGACGTGGTATCTACTCTGAATGAGATCCCATCCATCATCTCTGAGGAGGACTTCCCCCTCAGGCTCCATGACAGCCTTGACAGGATGGTTAAGAACAAGTTCATAGAGCACCTCCCGGAGGATGTGGCGGCCCATATAAAGTACAGCCTCCTCTACAGACCGGATGAGCTCCTGGGGCTGCTTGAGGCCAGTACACCGGTTGAGGTGGAGGGCTTCAGGATTCAGGTTTTTCATGGCTCTGAGAAATAGACATTCATGTTCTTTTTCTGGAATTCATGAGCTTCATGAACTGGATATGTGAGCTTAGCCTGTTTAAGAATTGATTTCAGGGTTCCGGGGGCAATTTCATCATGAAGAGGTATGATCACAATGAGTTTCTTCCCATTTTCATCTATCTTTTTGAGTTTCACATGACTACCCTTTCCTCCAGAATACGTAAATCCCTCTTTCTGGAGGATCTTACAGAGCTTCACTCCTGATAGTTTTCCTTTTTTGCCAGCCATCTATCTTAACGCTCACATGTTCCTCTTTTTCAGGTACAGTGTAACTGCTTATAAGGTCTTGATACATTTCAAGAACATCCTCGTCGCTAAGGAAGAGTTCAAGCGCCTCCCGGATGTTCTCAAGAGCAATTTCTTTGCTGATGCCCTGACTGGCTATGTTAAAGGGCTCACATATCGCCACGAACAGGTTTCCCTCTTTTTCAATCTTTACTGGAAGCTCAAGTTTAACTGAGGCCATCCCATCTCACCTGCAGTTCACAGATAACTATTTCTGCATTATTTGATATGAATTGATGGCTTAATATATATTTATGTTGCAGGTGCAACAGTTGCAATGACAACATTTATATGGTGTTATCCAGATAACTTCAGCACCGGAACATTGAGGAGGACATGATGATCGACAGTGACATACCATTCAGGGGGCTCCTATCAATCATACTCAGGAGCCACCGTGTATTCGTGGCAAGGGAGTTATCCCACCTTAAACTCACAGACGCCCAGGTTGCCTGCCTCTTCAGGATCCACAGGCAACCAGGGGTTACCCAGGATGAACTCTCATGGTTCTTCCAGGTGGACAAGGGGACCATAGCCAGGATCACAAGGCGCCTGGAGGAGAAGGGACTCATCATGAGAAAACAGGACCCCCAAAACCGGAGGAGGTATATGCTGAGCCTCACAGCTCACGGGGAGGAACTGATACCCCTGATAAGGGAGGTTGAGGATAGGTGGACAGACCTCCTCTTTGAAAACCTCACAGATGAGGAGCGGAAGACACTTATGGAGATCTGCAGGAGACTGGCAGAGGAGGCAATGAGGATAAGGTGTGTGGAAGATGACAGAGGGTGTTAAGATAATGAGGGGGGACCCGAAGAGGGCCCTCCTGAAACTCTCAGGGCCAATGATAATCGCGATGCTGCTCACATCCATCTACAACCTGGTGGATGCCATATGGGTGGCTGGCCTGGGTGGTGAGGCACTCGCAGCCATAGGGTTCGTGACACCCCTCTACATGGTACTCGTTGGGCTATCCAATGGCCTCGGGGCCGGGGCGGCATCATCGGTTTCAAGGTACCTGGGCGCAGGTGACGCTGAGGGCGTGAATAACAGCGCAACCCACACGATTATAATAACAGCTGCGGTTTCAGTTGTAATCACAGTGATCCTTGAACTTCTACTCGGCGACATACTCCTCTCCCT from the Methanothermobacter sp. K4 genome contains:
- a CDS encoding MarR family transcriptional regulator, whose amino-acid sequence is MIDSDIPFRGLLSIILRSHRVFVARELSHLKLTDAQVACLFRIHRQPGVTQDELSWFFQVDKGTIARITRRLEEKGLIMRKQDPQNRRRYMLSLTAHGEELIPLIREVEDRWTDLLFENLTDEERKTLMEICRRLAEEAMRIRCVEDDRGC
- a CDS encoding type II toxin-antitoxin system HicA family toxin; its protein translation is MAGKKGKLSGVKLCKILQKEGFTYSGGKGSHVKLKKIDENGKKLIVIIPLHDEIAPGTLKSILKQAKLTYPVHEAHEFQKKNMNVYFSEP
- a CDS encoding type II toxin-antitoxin system HicB family antitoxin, with translation MASVKLELPVKIEKEGNLFVAICEPFNIASQGISKEIALENIREALELFLSDEDVLEMYQDLISSYTVPEKEEHVSVKIDGWQKRKTIRSEAL